Proteins encoded together in one Thermococcus barophilus MP window:
- a CDS encoding SPOUT family RNA methylase, with product MKFLIKTQRGMEAVAGNYIKEALEDSKVWISPQGYSGLILVETDDKNAKEKILEIPEVERVIEVLHEVPAKIEDILNVAEDLAKFINEGETFAVKTKRRGKHDFTSVDVNVQLGAKIKELTNAEVDLSFPDKAILVEIIGDKAYISVVGKEEWKKYTPEKTDARKLFKKVSIVQMPYWGDYKACRNFGEKIGRAAQAFEVKELIIAPKEKIDGYELMEFLRGVKIGQESRYQIQREAYPWKIEKVPVYVWDLYQVIRDKRRNKRLLIITDPKGHTLAEVKDELAKDMYYAKEVVVFIGSREGIPRGLFRFADYVVDLAPYMTFATEHGIPGALIALWTIYEEELRRRE from the coding sequence ATGAAATTTTTAATAAAAACTCAGAGGGGAATGGAAGCAGTTGCTGGTAATTACATCAAGGAAGCTTTGGAAGATTCTAAGGTCTGGATTTCCCCTCAAGGGTATTCCGGACTGATTTTAGTTGAAACCGATGATAAAAATGCAAAAGAGAAGATTTTAGAAATCCCAGAAGTTGAGAGAGTTATTGAGGTCTTACATGAGGTTCCCGCTAAAATTGAAGATATTTTAAATGTCGCCGAAGATCTTGCCAAGTTTATCAATGAGGGAGAGACATTTGCCGTTAAGACTAAGAGGAGAGGAAAGCACGACTTCACAAGTGTTGATGTTAATGTTCAGCTTGGGGCTAAAATAAAAGAGCTCACAAATGCTGAAGTTGATTTGAGCTTTCCAGATAAAGCAATTCTGGTTGAAATAATCGGAGATAAAGCTTACATCTCAGTTGTTGGAAAAGAGGAGTGGAAGAAGTACACTCCAGAGAAGACAGATGCAAGGAAGCTTTTCAAAAAAGTCAGCATAGTCCAGATGCCGTACTGGGGTGATTACAAAGCCTGCAGAAACTTCGGTGAGAAAATTGGCAGAGCTGCTCAGGCATTTGAAGTTAAAGAACTAATAATAGCACCAAAAGAAAAAATTGACGGCTATGAGCTCATGGAATTTTTGAGAGGAGTGAAGATTGGACAGGAGTCAAGGTATCAGATACAAAGGGAAGCTTACCCCTGGAAAATCGAGAAAGTTCCCGTATATGTTTGGGATTTATACCAAGTGATAAGAGACAAGAGAAGAAACAAGCGTTTGCTCATAATTACAGACCCCAAAGGGCATACTCTGGCTGAGGTTAAAGATGAACTGGCGAAAGACATGTATTACGCAAAGGAAGTTGTTGTGTTCATCGGTTCGCGAGAGGGTATTCCGAGGGGACTTTTCAGATTTGCGGATTACGTTGTTGACTTAGCACCTTACATGACATTTGCAACTGAACATGGAATCCCTGGTGCATTAATAGCACTGTGGACAATTTATGAAGAAGAGCTTAGGAGAAGGGAATAA
- a CDS encoding DUF92 domain-containing protein — MTGISVIQFIMLVVFGFAAYVFKALDKMGSVSAVFLGMLILYFGGMYPFLALVVFVVMGVLSTRYRYSDKLKIGIAEGKKGIRSWRNVLGNGLAAGIFVMFEHAFQQDFLWAATFASIATANADTLASELGKILGKKPRIITNLKPATPGSNGAVSFQGELFAFIGALVIAFIAAEITQYKWQMLLATLLGGFIGCNIDSIVGATLENRGIVDNNGTNFIATVVGGIIGGIIFLSLV, encoded by the coding sequence ATGACAGGGATTTCAGTGATTCAGTTCATCATGCTCGTTGTATTTGGATTCGCGGCTTATGTCTTTAAAGCACTGGATAAAATGGGCAGTGTTTCAGCTGTTTTTCTTGGAATGCTCATCCTGTATTTTGGGGGGATGTATCCTTTTCTGGCACTGGTTGTCTTTGTTGTTATGGGTGTTCTTTCTACAAGATATAGATATTCAGATAAGCTGAAAATCGGAATTGCCGAGGGAAAGAAAGGCATAAGAAGTTGGAGGAATGTTCTGGGAAACGGATTGGCAGCAGGGATATTTGTGATGTTTGAGCATGCCTTTCAACAGGATTTTCTGTGGGCAGCTACATTTGCCTCAATAGCTACGGCAAATGCAGACACACTGGCGAGTGAGCTTGGAAAAATCTTGGGGAAAAAGCCAAGGATCATCACAAATTTAAAGCCTGCAACGCCTGGATCTAATGGAGCCGTTTCTTTTCAGGGTGAACTCTTTGCATTCATTGGTGCATTGGTGATTGCTTTCATTGCAGCAGAGATAACTCAGTACAAATGGCAGATGCTCTTGGCGACACTGCTTGGAGGATTCATTGGGTGCAACATTGATAGCATTGTAGGGGCAACCTTAGAAAACAGGGGCATTGTTGATAATAACGGCACGAATTTCATTGCAACAGTTGTTGGTGGGATCATTGGAGGGATAATCTTTTTATCCCTTGTGTAA
- a CDS encoding Lrp/AsnC family transcriptional regulator, producing the protein MRAKIDKVDIQLINLLAKNSRLTYKELAEQLKTTRQRISRRLDKLEKMGVIKKYTIIPDFDRLGYVYVILGITLKPAAPVDEIIERLKDDQDIKIIERAIGSHNLVIHLVAPKDMKDIEKKIHEISKKIDGIDKMDITFITEIVKFEIL; encoded by the coding sequence ATGAGGGCTAAAATAGATAAGGTCGACATACAGCTTATCAACCTCTTGGCGAAGAATTCAAGACTTACATACAAAGAATTGGCGGAGCAATTAAAAACAACACGACAGAGAATCTCCAGAAGATTGGATAAACTTGAAAAGATGGGAGTCATCAAGAAGTATACCATAATACCAGATTTTGACAGGTTGGGGTACGTTTATGTTATACTGGGCATTACTCTTAAACCCGCAGCCCCAGTTGATGAGATAATTGAGAGGCTGAAGGATGATCAGGACATTAAGATCATTGAAAGGGCTATTGGTTCTCACAACCTTGTGATCCATTTGGTCGCCCCCAAGGATATGAAGGATATTGAGAAAAAGATACATGAGATATCTAAGAAAATAGACGGGATTGACAAGATGGACATAACATTTATCACCGAAATCGTTAAGTTTGAGATACTTTAG
- a CDS encoding MazG nucleotide pyrophosphohydrolase domain-containing protein → MNKLQREVDKLIRELGGYWAPFEMLAALVEELGELSDEMLKFENVKGNGKMENLKEEIGDVLFALLCIANYYGIDVENALLASISKYRNRDKLDGNDNS, encoded by the coding sequence ATGAACAAGCTGCAAAGAGAGGTTGATAAGTTAATTCGAGAGCTTGGTGGGTACTGGGCACCATTTGAGATGCTTGCAGCACTCGTGGAAGAACTGGGGGAACTTTCTGACGAAATGCTCAAGTTTGAGAACGTAAAGGGAAATGGAAAAATGGAGAACCTGAAAGAGGAAATTGGAGACGTGCTGTTCGCTTTATTATGCATAGCAAATTATTATGGTATAGATGTCGAAAATGCTCTTCTTGCATCCATATCAAAATATCGGAATCGCGATAAATTGGATGGCAATGACAATTCGTAA
- a CDS encoding ArsR/SmtB family transcription factor, translating into MKIRDLIEKLNEKQKRTVKRCLQSCEIIDLDEEVGIETNEKLLRFLKLISNPIRYKILKMVKNRWMCVCLISQALEEDQTLISHHLRSLKDMNLVYERREGKLKFYRTNLEEVRKYIKLLEAEFS; encoded by the coding sequence GTGAAGATTCGGGATCTCATCGAAAAGTTGAATGAAAAGCAGAAAAGAACAGTGAAAAGATGTCTTCAAAGCTGTGAAATAATAGATCTTGACGAGGAGGTTGGCATTGAAACCAACGAGAAGCTTTTAAGATTCCTGAAGCTCATTTCAAACCCAATTCGATATAAGATTCTCAAAATGGTTAAAAACAGATGGATGTGTGTTTGTTTGATCTCCCAGGCTCTTGAGGAGGACCAAACTCTTATAAGCCACCACCTCCGCTCTCTTAAGGATATGAACCTCGTTTATGAGAGAAGGGAAGGAAAATTAAAGTTCTACAGAACGAATTTAGAAGAAGTTAGAAAATACATTAAGCTCTTAGAGGCAGAGTTTAGCTGA
- a CDS encoding SDH family Clp fold serine proteinase has translation MDPLSGFLGSLIWWLFFLYLLLWPQMQYRQLQLMRARLLQKLSRKRNSTVITMIHRQESIGLFGIPFYKFISIEDSEEILRAIRMAPKDKPIDLIIHTPGGLVLAATQIAKALKDHPAETRVIIPHYAMSGGTLIALAADKIIMDPHAVLGPVDPQLGQYPAPSIVRAVEKKGPEKVDDQTLILADVAEKAINQVRNFVYELLKDKYGEEKAKELAQILTEGRWTHDYPITVEEAQKLGLHVSTDVPEEVYELMQLYPQPMKQRGTVEFMPYPVRQEKK, from the coding sequence TTGGACCCATTAAGCGGATTTTTGGGATCACTTATCTGGTGGCTGTTTTTCCTGTATCTACTACTCTGGCCCCAGATGCAGTACAGACAACTTCAGCTTATGAGAGCGAGGCTTCTTCAAAAACTATCCAGAAAGAGGAACTCAACTGTAATAACAATGATCCACAGACAAGAGAGCATTGGTCTTTTTGGAATACCCTTCTACAAGTTTATCAGCATTGAGGACAGTGAGGAAATTTTAAGGGCTATACGAATGGCTCCGAAAGATAAACCAATTGACCTAATTATTCACACTCCCGGAGGGTTAGTTTTAGCGGCAACACAAATAGCAAAAGCACTAAAGGATCATCCTGCAGAGACGAGAGTCATAATCCCTCACTACGCAATGAGCGGTGGAACTTTAATAGCCCTTGCAGCAGACAAGATAATAATGGATCCCCACGCGGTTCTTGGACCTGTTGATCCACAGCTCGGACAGTATCCAGCTCCAAGCATAGTTAGGGCAGTTGAAAAGAAAGGTCCAGAAAAAGTCGATGATCAAACCCTAATTTTGGCTGATGTTGCGGAAAAGGCTATCAACCAAGTTAGGAACTTTGTTTACGAATTGCTTAAAGACAAATATGGTGAAGAAAAAGCCAAAGAGCTTGCCCAAATCCTCACAGAAGGCAGATGGACTCATGATTATCCAATAACTGTTGAAGAGGCACAAAAACTTGGTCTTCATGTAAGCACTGACGTCCCAGAGGAAGTTTATGAGCTAATGCAGCTTTATCCCCAGCCAATGAAGCAGAGAGGAACAGTTGAGTTTATGCCATACCCGGTTAGACAGGAAAAGAAGTAA
- a CDS encoding Mov34/MPN/PAD-1 family protein: MKVKIRRELFEYLLQLARDFYPNEFGGFLREIDGIFEEVLIIPKGHFGKRSIFFDPWLLPHDENIKGTVHSHPTPYGRPSKADLHFFSKFGGIHIIIAYPFEKWSVKAYTSDGKEVKIEIVD; the protein is encoded by the coding sequence ATGAAAGTAAAGATTAGAAGAGAGCTCTTTGAATATCTCCTCCAACTTGCAAGAGACTTCTATCCAAATGAATTTGGAGGCTTTTTGAGGGAAATAGATGGCATATTTGAGGAAGTGTTAATTATACCCAAAGGACACTTCGGAAAGCGCTCGATATTCTTTGATCCATGGCTTTTGCCCCATGACGAAAACATAAAAGGAACTGTGCATTCACATCCCACTCCCTATGGGAGACCTTCAAAAGCGGATTTGCATTTCTTTTCTAAATTTGGTGGGATTCATATAATAATCGCATATCCTTTTGAAAAATGGAGCGTAAAAGCATACACAAGTGACGGAAAGGAAGTAAAAATAGAAATTGTCGATTAG
- a CDS encoding RidA family protein: MKKVMIFTENAPKPIGPYSQAILVENPGKFLAISGQIPIDPESGQIVRGDIREQARQAIENLIAVLEAAGATVEDVVKVTVYLRDMGDFEEFNKVYEEYFGHSKPARAVVEVSNLPKGVKVEIEAIAIFE; encoded by the coding sequence ATGAAGAAAGTTATGATCTTTACTGAAAATGCACCTAAACCAATAGGTCCGTACAGTCAGGCTATCCTTGTTGAAAATCCCGGCAAATTCTTGGCGATTTCTGGACAGATCCCTATTGATCCAGAAAGTGGTCAGATTGTAAGAGGAGACATAAGGGAACAAGCAAGGCAAGCAATTGAGAATCTCATTGCAGTACTTGAAGCAGCAGGGGCTACGGTTGAAGATGTAGTCAAAGTCACAGTGTATCTAAGAGATATGGGAGATTTTGAAGAGTTCAATAAGGTTTATGAGGAATATTTTGGACATTCAAAGCCTGCAAGAGCTGTCGTTGAGGTGTCAAATCTTCCAAAGGGTGTGAAGGTAGAAATTGAAGCAATTGCCATATTTGAGTGA
- a CDS encoding DUF2666 family protein yields MKIEEHVMFTAKHKNWKVGDKLLVMRDENIAHFLASISNTVNMKISEYLIDVIDVAAVMSLAEDLAEGELWEVVKVLKSPKTSRKIGKMVFESDKKLKKQLVDVAKALLVRETLSRMLSVYYPEDPIMELKIMLPYKEDHINFTAKHGSWIVVKRLIIDEKTELADVARLLASINETITSKLPIYAEIDLKGIDEWFAGVKKAKSDVEIKTLVDKYLHFPAHRYAPSEFEKHARIYALRKMLEKVGLSLDVPAKPLEKYLEKKG; encoded by the coding sequence ATGAAGATTGAGGAGCACGTAATGTTTACAGCCAAACATAAAAATTGGAAGGTTGGGGACAAGCTTCTGGTAATGAGAGACGAAAACATTGCACACTTTCTGGCAAGCATCTCCAACACTGTAAATATGAAGATTTCGGAGTATCTAATTGATGTAATTGATGTGGCTGCAGTTATGAGTCTTGCTGAAGACCTTGCTGAAGGAGAGTTGTGGGAGGTTGTTAAGGTTCTGAAATCTCCAAAAACTTCAAGAAAGATTGGAAAAATGGTGTTTGAAAGTGATAAAAAGCTCAAAAAACAGTTAGTAGATGTTGCAAAGGCATTACTTGTCAGGGAAACTCTTTCAAGAATGTTGAGCGTTTATTACCCCGAAGATCCAATAATGGAACTTAAAATAATGCTGCCATATAAAGAGGATCACATAAACTTTACAGCCAAACATGGGAGCTGGATAGTTGTAAAAAGGCTTATTATAGACGAAAAAACCGAACTGGCTGATGTAGCAAGGCTTCTGGCAAGCATAAATGAAACCATTACATCAAAGCTGCCAATCTATGCGGAAATAGATTTAAAAGGCATTGATGAATGGTTTGCTGGAGTCAAAAAGGCAAAAAGTGATGTGGAGATAAAAACCCTCGTTGACAAGTACCTCCACTTCCCTGCCCACAGATATGCACCTTCAGAATTTGAAAAGCATGCCCGGATCTATGCCTTGAGAAAAATGCTTGAAAAGGTTGGGCTTAGCCTTGATGTTCCAGCAAAACCTCTTGAAAAGTATTTGGAGAAAAAAGGTTGA
- the lonB gene encoding ATP-dependent protease LonB: MGEGEKKEDRIEPSQGYGERLDLGIEFQTTEEIKVPDKLIDQVIGQEHAVEVIKTAARQKRHVLLIGEPGTGKSMLGQAMAELLPTEELEDILVFPNPEDENMPRIKTVPACQGKRIVERYREKAKSQESIKSYLLLFVLFVVMIAVLMDPSPQTLLMGLFVVIISIMAISNLRLKNQVLVPKLLVDNCGKRKAPFVDATGAHAGALLGDVRHDPFQSGGLGTPAHERVEPGMIHRAHKGVLFIDEIATLSIKMQQSLLTAMQEKKFPITGQSELSSGAMVRTEPVPCDFVLVAAGNLDTVEKMHPALRSRIRGYGYEIYMRTTMPDTLENRKKLVQFVAQEVKKDGKIPHFTKDAVEEIVREAQKRAGRKGHLTLRLRDLGGVVRAAGDIAIREGAKYVTREHVLRALQLAKPLEKQLADWYIERKKEYQVIKVEGGEIGRVNGLAVIGEQSGIVLPIEAVVAPAASREEGKIIVTGKLGEIAKEAVQNVSAIIKRYKGEDISNYDIHVQFLQTYEGVEGDSASISVATAVISALEEVPVKQSVAMTGSLSVRGEVLPVGGVTPKIEAAIEAGIKKVIIPKANEKDVFLSPDKAEKIEIIPVETIDQVLEIALEESEKKEKLIKRIKEALPLYPSTQS; the protein is encoded by the coding sequence ATGGGCGAGGGGGAAAAGAAAGAAGATAGAATTGAACCGTCTCAGGGGTATGGGGAGAGACTTGATCTTGGAATTGAGTTTCAAACTACTGAGGAGATTAAAGTTCCAGATAAGCTTATTGATCAGGTTATTGGTCAAGAGCATGCTGTCGAGGTTATAAAAACCGCAGCGAGACAGAAAAGGCACGTTCTTTTAATAGGTGAACCGGGAACCGGAAAGTCAATGCTTGGACAGGCAATGGCTGAGCTTTTGCCAACAGAAGAACTGGAGGATATCCTTGTATTTCCAAATCCTGAAGATGAAAACATGCCTCGCATTAAGACAGTCCCAGCGTGTCAAGGAAAAAGGATAGTGGAGAGATATAGGGAAAAAGCTAAGAGTCAAGAGAGCATTAAGTCCTATCTCCTGCTCTTTGTACTGTTTGTGGTTATGATAGCAGTCTTGATGGATCCCAGCCCCCAAACCCTCTTAATGGGTCTCTTTGTGGTAATAATTTCAATAATGGCGATTTCCAACCTGAGACTTAAGAATCAAGTTCTTGTGCCGAAGCTCCTTGTTGATAACTGCGGAAAGAGAAAGGCACCATTTGTAGATGCCACCGGTGCACATGCTGGTGCATTGCTTGGGGATGTTAGGCATGACCCTTTCCAGAGTGGTGGATTAGGAACACCAGCCCATGAAAGGGTAGAGCCAGGAATGATACACCGCGCTCATAAAGGAGTTCTGTTTATAGATGAGATTGCGACTCTCAGCATAAAGATGCAGCAGAGCCTTTTGACTGCAATGCAGGAGAAGAAATTCCCAATAACTGGTCAGAGTGAGCTTTCAAGCGGTGCAATGGTTAGAACTGAGCCAGTGCCATGTGATTTTGTACTGGTTGCCGCAGGAAATCTTGACACAGTCGAAAAAATGCATCCTGCATTGAGATCGAGAATTAGGGGTTACGGTTATGAGATATATATGAGGACCACAATGCCCGACACCTTAGAAAACAGGAAAAAATTAGTCCAGTTTGTAGCCCAAGAAGTGAAGAAAGATGGGAAAATTCCCCACTTTACCAAAGATGCTGTTGAGGAGATAGTCAGAGAAGCCCAGAAGAGAGCTGGAAGAAAAGGACATTTAACATTAAGGCTGAGGGATCTTGGTGGTGTTGTTAGAGCCGCAGGAGATATAGCAATTAGGGAAGGAGCAAAATATGTAACAAGGGAACATGTACTTAGGGCTCTCCAGCTTGCAAAACCTCTCGAAAAACAGCTTGCAGACTGGTATATTGAAAGAAAGAAGGAGTATCAGGTTATCAAAGTAGAAGGCGGCGAGATTGGTAGAGTGAACGGCTTAGCCGTCATCGGAGAACAGAGCGGTATTGTGCTTCCAATTGAAGCTGTTGTTGCCCCCGCAGCGAGCAGGGAGGAGGGTAAGATAATAGTTACCGGTAAGCTTGGTGAAATTGCAAAGGAAGCTGTTCAAAATGTCTCTGCTATCATAAAACGCTACAAAGGTGAGGACATAAGCAACTATGATATCCACGTTCAGTTCCTGCAAACTTATGAGGGGGTTGAGGGTGACTCTGCAAGCATAAGCGTTGCAACAGCGGTTATATCAGCCTTAGAAGAGGTTCCAGTTAAGCAGAGTGTAGCAATGACAGGGTCTTTAAGTGTTAGGGGTGAAGTGTTACCCGTTGGTGGTGTAACTCCAAAGATTGAGGCAGCAATTGAAGCGGGGATAAAGAAAGTGATAATTCCAAAGGCGAATGAGAAGGATGTCTTCCTAAGTCCAGATAAGGCTGAAAAGATAGAGATAATCCCAGTTGAGACAATAGACCAAGTTCTTGAAATAGCACTTGAAGAATCAGAGAAGAAAGAGAAGCTCATAAAGAGGATTAAAGAAGCCCTTCCGCTTTATCCATCCACACAATCATAA
- a CDS encoding glycosyltransferase, translating to MLLEITLLIIVLWDAYFFFNYIISLLWTYRIKEWTPLVSIIIPAYNEEGNIKESIKSALSQDYPALEVIVVDDGSEDKTFKTASSIKDERLKVFRKKHEGKAKALNFGLTKAQGEIIVTTDADTVLDNSAVKELVKRFYDESVLGVGGQVRVLADSLLERAQDAEHLRIAMFRRAKELEDLSVAPGPISAFRKEALEKIGGFVKSRVEDYATTRKIKKFGKVVYAPKAKAYTKMPNSLKTLWIQRRRWFLGDLMHLGGGLSKEWTFLILSDIIALFDVLVPLLLMIHRNWALLAAFIAFEIITMLIPTLIEGGSMVNALMFPVFLWFWALFYLTLHIYGYLCLLKSRIT from the coding sequence ATGCTGCTTGAAATTACCCTATTAATTATAGTGCTGTGGGACGCCTATTTTTTCTTTAACTACATAATTAGCTTATTGTGGACTTACAGAATTAAAGAATGGACTCCACTTGTGAGCATAATCATTCCAGCATATAATGAGGAGGGAAACATTAAAGAGTCAATAAAATCTGCACTTTCTCAGGATTATCCAGCCTTAGAAGTTATTGTGGTCGATGATGGAAGCGAGGATAAAACGTTCAAAACTGCAAGTTCCATAAAGGATGAGCGCCTAAAAGTTTTCAGAAAAAAACATGAGGGAAAAGCCAAAGCTTTAAATTTCGGATTAACCAAAGCCCAAGGAGAAATAATAGTAACAACAGATGCAGATACAGTATTGGACAATTCTGCGGTTAAAGAATTGGTAAAGCGATTCTATGATGAAAGCGTTTTAGGTGTTGGTGGACAAGTTAGAGTTTTAGCCGACTCCCTTTTAGAAAGAGCTCAAGATGCTGAACATCTGAGAATAGCAATGTTCAGAAGAGCCAAAGAGCTTGAAGACTTAAGCGTGGCTCCTGGTCCTATAAGTGCTTTTAGGAAGGAAGCTCTGGAGAAGATAGGTGGCTTTGTCAAGAGTAGAGTTGAAGATTATGCAACCACAAGGAAAATTAAAAAATTTGGTAAGGTAGTTTATGCCCCAAAAGCCAAAGCATACACAAAGATGCCAAATTCATTAAAAACGCTTTGGATTCAAAGAAGAAGATGGTTTTTGGGAGATTTGATGCACTTGGGGGGAGGATTATCGAAGGAATGGACATTTCTAATTCTAAGCGACATTATAGCCCTTTTTGATGTGCTTGTGCCCCTTCTCCTGATGATCCATAGAAATTGGGCCCTGCTTGCGGCATTCATAGCTTTTGAAATTATAACAATGTTGATCCCAACATTAATAGAAGGAGGAAGTATGGTAAATGCTCTCATGTTCCCCGTATTCCTATGGTTCTGGGCACTGTTCTACTTGACATTGCATATCTACGGATATTTATGTCTTTTAAAATCGAGAATCACATAA
- a CDS encoding inorganic phosphate transporter, with translation MELAIIAAGLFMAWSIGANDSAKAVGIAVGSEILNFKRAVFLIGVFSLLGAFLGSSNVAHTVGSNIVPDFNRNYLSFALLASALAVTFASLKGLPISTTQSIIGAIVGIGIYQKTYVNWGIVLKIALAWVVSPIVSAILSILIFAVYGWIINHISKIYEIEILYRWMIILSSAYASFNLGANELSNVVGLLTYSTNIEVGTLKLILALALFIGALTFSYEVLMTIGKNLTQLGPLAGFSAQFGAALAVTSANIIGLPVSSGQAIIGGIIGLGVLKGHKINKKLAFNIVKGWILAPLVSCLLTLLFIKIF, from the coding sequence ATGGAGTTGGCAATAATTGCAGCAGGGCTCTTTATGGCATGGAGCATAGGAGCTAACGACAGTGCAAAAGCTGTTGGAATTGCTGTAGGATCAGAGATTTTAAACTTTAAAAGGGCAGTTTTTTTGATTGGAGTGTTTTCCCTCTTGGGAGCATTTCTCGGCAGTTCAAATGTTGCCCACACAGTGGGTAGCAATATTGTACCAGACTTTAACAGAAATTATCTTTCTTTTGCACTTTTAGCATCTGCTTTAGCTGTAACTTTTGCTTCACTTAAGGGATTGCCGATTTCAACTACCCAGTCTATTATAGGAGCGATCGTTGGGATTGGGATTTACCAGAAGACTTACGTGAATTGGGGCATTGTTTTAAAGATAGCTTTAGCCTGGGTAGTCTCCCCAATAGTATCAGCTATACTGTCCATTTTGATTTTTGCTGTGTATGGATGGATCATAAACCACATTTCAAAAATTTATGAGATTGAAATTCTGTACAGATGGATGATAATTTTAAGCTCTGCTTATGCATCTTTTAATCTTGGAGCAAACGAACTCTCAAACGTAGTTGGCCTCTTAACCTACTCAACAAATATTGAAGTCGGCACATTAAAGCTAATCCTTGCGCTGGCGTTATTCATTGGAGCCCTAACTTTCAGCTATGAGGTGCTGATGACTATTGGCAAAAATCTGACCCAACTCGGCCCTTTAGCTGGGTTTTCTGCTCAGTTTGGTGCAGCCCTTGCTGTAACCTCAGCAAACATAATAGGACTCCCCGTAAGCTCTGGCCAGGCAATCATTGGAGGAATTATTGGATTGGGAGTATTGAAAGGACACAAAATCAACAAGAAGTTGGCTTTTAATATTGTAAAAGGCTGGATTTTGGCGCCTTTGGTTTCTTGTTTATTGACTTTGTTGTTTATCAAAATTTTTTAG